A genome region from Methanobacterium bryantii includes the following:
- a CDS encoding DUF120 domain-containing protein: MDIKGTVTSGQGKGAYFMGLPVYKTQFEKQLNFSPFPGTLNIKISEEEIDTIHRIDEDKLKIIEGKENFGDVLLIHATLNDKIEGAIVFPKKTTHKENILEFITSKKLKETIGIKDGDSVKISLKY, translated from the coding sequence ATGGATATTAAAGGAACTGTAACTTCTGGACAAGGAAAAGGAGCATATTTTATGGGCCTTCCAGTATACAAAACTCAATTTGAAAAACAGCTTAATTTCAGCCCATTTCCAGGTACTTTAAATATAAAAATAAGCGAAGAGGAAATCGATACAATCCACAGGATCGATGAAGATAAACTGAAAATCATTGAAGGTAAAGAAAACTTTGGAGATGTTCTGCTTATACACGCCACCTTAAATGATAAAATAGAGGGAGCCATTGTTTTTCCAAAAAAAACCACCCATAAAGAAAATATTCTAGAATTTATAACGTCTAAAAAACTCAAAGAAACTATAGGCATTAAAGACGGAGATTCTGTTAAAATCAGCCTTAAATATTAA
- a CDS encoding endonuclease V: MCSYNFPQKLADIQYSLSKNIIEQDSFKNVHTVAGADISFEKDNCAVAAAVAVDLDDLTVIDSKTIEVKLLFPYISGFLGFREADAVISVLRELNNEFDVLMVNGHGIMHPRGFGLASHVGLLMDIPTIGIAKRLIKGNYKYKGDNSLKTVEFMNKSVGACDRQKCISVGHKISLKTAVDIVHEASLFKMPEPLRQAHILATNIMKDKIK, encoded by the coding sequence ATGTGTTCATACAACTTCCCTCAAAAGCTTGCAGATATCCAATACAGCCTATCCAAAAATATAATAGAACAGGACAGCTTTAAAAATGTCCATACAGTTGCAGGGGCAGATATATCTTTTGAAAAAGATAATTGTGCAGTTGCAGCTGCGGTTGCAGTTGATCTGGATGATCTTACTGTTATAGATTCAAAAACCATTGAAGTTAAACTTTTATTTCCTTATATTTCTGGATTTTTAGGGTTTAGAGAAGCTGATGCTGTAATTTCTGTTTTAAGGGAACTAAATAATGAATTTGATGTTTTAATGGTGAATGGACACGGCATAATGCACCCCCGAGGTTTTGGTCTTGCTTCCCATGTTGGACTTCTGATGGATATACCCACAATTGGAATTGCCAAAAGGTTAATTAAAGGAAACTACAAATATAAAGGTGATAATTCACTAAAAACCGTAGAATTCATGAATAAATCTGTGGGAGCATGCGACAGACAAAAATGTATTAGTGTTGGGCATAAAATATCTTTAAAAACTGCAGTTGACATTGTGCACGAGGCATCACTATTTAAAATGCCTGAACCATTGAGACAGGCCCATATACTAGCTACAAATATCATGAAAGATAAAATTAAATGA
- the sepS gene encoding O-phosphoserine--tRNA ligase, whose protein sequence is MDKKKLVKLAKKDFEKAWTMTSKTLHKPHHDDEYPRIHLKTGKSHMLYDTVAQLRQAYLNLGFNEAVNPVFIEEEHIYKQFGPEAPAVLDRCFYTAGLPRPDIGIGMDKIEKIEKMGVDLDDARIDGLKEVFRCYKKGDVSGDDLVLEVSQALNVKNNMGLRILEKIFPEIRELTPIAHKTTLRSHMTSGWFITLQNIHNKRQLPLKLFSIDRCFRREQREDASHLTTYHSASCVIVDDKISLDMGKAVSESLLEYFGFEKFKFTPDEKKSKYYIAGTQTEVYGYHPKLKEWVEVATFGMYSPIALAKYGIDKDVMNLGVGVERIAMLLYNQTDVREMVYPQTYGKWKLSDRDLATMLRINYYPATGEGRHLMNDIVTAFKEHGDTPSPCEFTAFEGEFLGKDIEVKVVEPEKGTKLLGPAAWNTVYINQGDIIGVPAKDVTDENALNALENGISTEITYMDGICADAAYKIEEMVVSGAGEVTLRVPISRSISDINLRLEDVALNYITSKNKAIDVRGPVFCTITCTLKE, encoded by the coding sequence CTGGATAAAAAGAAACTAGTAAAGCTTGCAAAGAAAGATTTCGAGAAAGCGTGGACAATGACCTCAAAGACGTTGCATAAACCCCATCATGATGATGAGTATCCTCGAATACACTTAAAAACAGGTAAAAGCCACATGCTCTACGATACGGTTGCGCAGTTAAGGCAGGCATATCTTAATTTAGGGTTCAATGAAGCTGTAAACCCGGTTTTCATTGAAGAAGAGCATATATACAAACAGTTCGGCCCTGAAGCTCCCGCTGTTTTAGATCGGTGTTTTTATACAGCCGGGCTTCCAAGACCCGATATTGGAATTGGAATGGATAAAATTGAAAAGATCGAAAAAATGGGAGTAGATCTTGATGATGCAAGGATAGACGGCCTGAAAGAAGTGTTTAGATGTTATAAAAAAGGAGATGTGAGTGGAGACGACCTGGTTTTAGAAGTTTCACAGGCCCTCAATGTTAAAAATAATATGGGGCTCCGTATCCTGGAAAAAATATTTCCAGAGATCCGTGAATTAACACCTATAGCTCATAAAACAACTTTAAGGTCACATATGACATCAGGATGGTTTATAACACTCCAGAATATCCATAACAAAAGACAATTACCTCTAAAACTTTTCTCAATTGACAGGTGTTTCAGAAGGGAACAGAGGGAAGATGCAAGTCACCTTACAACATACCATTCGGCTTCATGTGTTATTGTAGATGATAAAATATCTTTAGACATGGGAAAAGCAGTGTCTGAAAGTTTACTGGAATATTTTGGGTTTGAAAAGTTCAAATTCACGCCTGATGAGAAAAAATCTAAATATTACATAGCAGGTACCCAGACAGAAGTTTATGGTTACCACCCTAAACTCAAAGAATGGGTAGAAGTCGCCACATTCGGAATGTACTCACCAATTGCACTTGCAAAGTACGGAATAGATAAGGACGTCATGAATTTAGGAGTAGGTGTTGAAAGGATTGCAATGCTCCTTTATAACCAGACAGATGTCAGGGAAATGGTTTATCCTCAAACCTATGGAAAATGGAAGCTTTCAGACCGCGACCTTGCAACCATGCTCCGGATAAATTATTACCCTGCAACCGGTGAAGGGCGGCACTTAATGAACGATATAGTAACTGCCTTTAAAGAACACGGTGATACACCTTCCCCATGTGAATTTACTGCATTTGAAGGTGAATTCTTGGGCAAAGATATAGAAGTTAAAGTGGTGGAACCTGAGAAAGGTACAAAGCTTTTAGGACCTGCCGCATGGAATACCGTGTATATCAATCAGGGAGACATAATTGGAGTCCCTGCAAAAGATGTTACTGACGAAAATGCGTTAAATGCACTTGAAAATGGGATATCAACTGAAATAACTTACATGGACGGCATATGTGCCGATGCTGCCTACAAAATTGAAGAAATGGTTGTAAGCGGAGCCGGAGAAGTCACATTAAGGGTACCTATATCAAGATCCATTTCTGACATCAATTTAAGACTAGAAGACGTGGCTTTAAACTACATAACAAGTAAAAATAAAGCCATAGATGTACGAGGGCCCGTATTCTGTACCATAACATGTACACTTAAAGAATAG
- the tfrA gene encoding fumarate reductase (CoM/CoB) subunit TfrA, whose translation MEREVYECDVLIIGSGGAGCRAAIEASKYDLDIIIVSKGLTFKSGCTTLAEGGYNAVFGAADCADTVEAHFEDTLKGGGYLNDSNLVRILVEEAPQRLIELESYGALFDRQESGQINQRPFGGQSYRRTCFQGDRTGHEMMLGLKDEVTKRGIKTMDEIMITSLIMDENGRNVIGACGLSLKDSKLEVFKAKSVILGSGGAGWLYPVTSNTLQKTGDGYFIAYNAGADLLDMEQVQFHPTGMIHPESRKGVLVTEAVRGEGGILLNSEGERFMEKYDPRKELATRDVVARAIYNEIREGRGTAKGGVYLDVTHLPAEVIEEKLETMLAQFLDVGVDIRKEPMEVAPTAHHFMGGVRITENGETTVGNLFAAGEAAAGVHGANRLGGNALADTQVFGKRAGEAAAKNALDSELLSNDAFVDAEDARISGLIKDGTVYPFEIKKELEEVMWKDVAIIRNQEGLMSALKRIKELKEMLPDMKVPGGMDFNKDLQDALEAFVMLDVAEIVTKAAFLRRESRGSHYREDYPETSDDWKKSIVFNKSGRLKFIER comes from the coding sequence ATGGAAAGAGAAGTATACGAATGCGACGTTCTAATTATAGGCTCTGGAGGGGCAGGCTGTAGGGCAGCAATAGAAGCGTCTAAATATGATTTAGACATTATAATAGTATCGAAAGGATTAACATTTAAGTCAGGCTGTACTACTTTAGCAGAAGGAGGATACAACGCTGTTTTTGGGGCAGCTGATTGTGCAGACACTGTTGAAGCTCATTTTGAAGACACCCTTAAAGGAGGGGGTTATTTAAACGATTCTAACCTGGTAAGAATTCTGGTAGAAGAAGCACCGCAGAGGTTAATTGAGCTTGAAAGCTATGGAGCTCTTTTTGACAGGCAGGAATCTGGTCAGATTAACCAGCGGCCATTCGGGGGCCAAAGTTACAGGCGTACATGTTTCCAGGGAGATAGGACCGGCCATGAAATGATGCTGGGTTTAAAAGATGAAGTAACAAAGCGCGGTATCAAAACCATGGATGAGATAATGATTACATCTCTCATCATGGATGAAAACGGCCGAAACGTCATAGGGGCATGTGGATTATCACTTAAAGACTCTAAACTTGAGGTATTTAAAGCTAAATCTGTAATTCTTGGAAGTGGAGGTGCAGGCTGGTTATACCCTGTTACTTCAAACACATTACAGAAAACTGGGGACGGCTACTTCATAGCATACAATGCAGGCGCCGATTTACTGGATATGGAGCAGGTGCAGTTCCACCCAACAGGAATGATACATCCAGAATCCAGAAAGGGAGTCCTTGTAACTGAAGCTGTGAGGGGAGAAGGTGGAATTCTCTTAAACTCTGAAGGCGAAAGGTTCATGGAAAAATACGACCCTCGAAAGGAACTTGCAACCCGTGATGTAGTGGCAAGGGCTATATACAATGAGATAAGGGAAGGAAGAGGAACCGCAAAAGGTGGAGTTTACCTTGATGTGACACATCTTCCAGCAGAGGTCATTGAAGAGAAACTTGAGACAATGCTTGCCCAGTTCTTGGACGTTGGTGTAGATATAAGAAAAGAGCCGATGGAAGTAGCGCCAACAGCGCACCATTTCATGGGCGGTGTCAGGATAACTGAAAACGGCGAAACCACTGTGGGTAATTTATTTGCAGCAGGAGAAGCAGCTGCTGGAGTACACGGTGCAAACAGGCTTGGTGGAAATGCACTGGCTGATACTCAAGTATTTGGAAAAAGAGCAGGTGAAGCCGCTGCTAAAAATGCTTTAGATAGTGAATTACTATCAAATGATGCTTTTGTTGATGCTGAAGATGCCAGAATTTCAGGACTTATTAAAGATGGTACTGTATATCCGTTTGAGATTAAAAAAGAGCTTGAAGAAGTCATGTGGAAAGACGTGGCTATAATAAGGAATCAGGAAGGCTTAATGTCAGCCTTAAAGAGGATAAAAGAGCTTAAAGAAATGCTTCCGGACATGAAAGTGCCTGGAGGTATGGACTTTAATAAAGACCTTCAGGATGCCCTTGAAGCATTTGTAATGCTTGATGTGGCAGAAATCGTTACAAAGGCCGCATTTTTACGCCGTGAAAGCAGGGGATCTCACTACAGGGAAGACTATCCTGAAACGAGCGATGACTGGAAAAAGAGCATTGTTTTTAATAAGAGCGGGAGATTGAAGTTTATTGAAAGATAA
- a CDS encoding DUF1697 domain-containing protein, whose translation MKYIALLRGINIGRSKRIKMADLVKALESLGFKNIKTYLQSGNVIFEHDSSDIMEIKGNIERKISETFSFSVDVIIRTKNELENIVKGNLFIKKPDIELDKLHVTFLFDVPDRKAVLNLDINKAENEQFEIIGREVYLYCPNGYARTKLKNDMFEKKLNTTATTRNWKTTNKLLELFS comes from the coding sequence ATGAAATACATAGCTTTACTTCGAGGAATCAACATCGGCCGCAGCAAAAGAATAAAAATGGCTGATCTGGTAAAAGCCTTGGAATCACTCGGTTTTAAAAATATAAAAACTTACCTTCAAAGCGGTAATGTTATTTTTGAGCATGATTCAAGTGATATCATGGAAATTAAGGGAAATATTGAAAGAAAAATAAGTGAGACATTCTCTTTTTCTGTAGATGTAATTATTCGGACAAAGAACGAACTGGAAAATATTGTTAAGGGCAATCTATTTATTAAAAAGCCTGATATTGAGCTTGATAAACTGCATGTGACATTTTTATTTGATGTACCTGACCGAAAAGCTGTTTTGAATTTGGATATAAATAAGGCTGAAAATGAACAATTTGAAATTATTGGCAGGGAAGTATACTTATACTGCCCTAATGGGTATGCAAGAACAAAATTAAAGAATGATATGTTTGAGAAGAAGTTAAATACTACAGCAACAACGAGAAATTGGAAGACGACAAATAAGCTGCTTGAATTATTCAGTTAA
- a CDS encoding phosphoesterase PA-phosphatase: MKSVASNFKFKHGFAQVVSNIVQPVIVTIPVFVIINYFAAGGNNFLISTFICLLFGTFLPLIAALMWIKSKNLDLDVSDKDERTFPLLFGALSYIIGIIMLFIAGAPAVAAILMLCYLTNIILTIFVTFFWKISVHSMGIAGPAAAITCIFGYPGLLFGFPLIMVMWSRVYLNQHTPAQVIVGAITSFTVTWMQFRLCMTYIPYLGLRIP; encoded by the coding sequence ATGAAATCAGTTGCTTCTAATTTTAAATTTAAACATGGGTTCGCCCAGGTAGTTTCAAACATTGTACAACCTGTAATAGTAACCATACCAGTTTTCGTTATTATAAATTATTTTGCAGCTGGTGGAAATAATTTTTTAATATCAACATTTATCTGCCTGCTTTTCGGGACTTTTTTACCACTAATAGCAGCTTTAATGTGGATAAAAAGTAAAAATTTAGATTTAGATGTAAGTGACAAAGATGAACGTACATTCCCTCTGCTTTTCGGGGCATTATCTTATATTATTGGAATAATCATGCTTTTTATTGCAGGGGCCCCCGCTGTAGCCGCCATATTGATGCTGTGCTACCTCACAAATATAATACTGACCATATTTGTAACCTTTTTCTGGAAAATCAGCGTGCATTCTATGGGAATTGCAGGACCCGCAGCAGCAATAACTTGCATATTTGGATATCCCGGACTTTTATTTGGATTCCCTCTTATTATGGTCATGTGGAGCCGTGTCTATCTTAACCAGCACACCCCCGCCCAAGTTATTGTTGGAGCGATTACCAGTTTTACCGTTACATGGATGCAGTTCAGATTATGTATGACTTATATTCCATATCTAGGTTTAAGGATACCTTAA